Proteins encoded in a region of the Moritella marina ATCC 15381 genome:
- the ispA gene encoding (2E,6E)-farnesyl diphosphate synthase codes for MQLSNSITQYQGRINDYLQQQINLLPTHGTQLAAAMEYGLLQGGKRVRPVIVYAVGEMLGVNLNDLDGPAAAIESIHAYSLIHDDLPAMDDDDLRRGQPTCHIKFDHATAILAGDALQPFAFEMLLDCPLAPEAEKNRLAMLKSLTRASGYSGMCGGQAMDLAATDKQVSLAQLEAIHNNKTGAIINCAAKLGCLASPLCSVELLTALDNWSNAIGLAFQVQDDILDIISDTETLGKPQGSDVELNKSTYPALLGLAGAQEKAQALYQQAMFALETIPHDTSTLALFTQYIIERNK; via the coding sequence GTGCAGCTTTCAAACTCAATTACCCAATACCAGGGTCGTATCAATGACTATTTGCAACAGCAAATAAACTTGCTACCAACACATGGCACCCAGCTTGCAGCCGCAATGGAATATGGCCTATTACAGGGAGGCAAACGTGTGCGTCCCGTGATCGTCTATGCCGTCGGCGAAATGCTCGGTGTTAACTTAAACGATCTTGATGGTCCAGCCGCTGCAATCGAATCAATTCATGCGTATTCATTAATTCATGATGATTTACCGGCAATGGATGATGATGACTTACGCCGTGGCCAGCCGACTTGCCATATTAAATTCGATCATGCGACAGCTATTTTAGCCGGTGATGCGCTGCAACCATTTGCTTTTGAAATGTTACTTGATTGCCCATTAGCCCCTGAAGCAGAAAAAAATCGCTTGGCGATGCTGAAATCACTTACCCGAGCGAGTGGCTATAGCGGTATGTGCGGTGGCCAAGCAATGGATTTAGCCGCAACCGATAAACAGGTTTCGTTGGCACAACTCGAAGCTATCCACAATAATAAAACCGGTGCGATAATTAATTGCGCAGCCAAACTGGGTTGCCTTGCATCACCACTTTGCTCGGTTGAGTTATTGACTGCATTAGATAACTGGTCAAACGCAATTGGGTTGGCATTTCAAGTTCAAGATGACATTCTCGATATAATAAGTGATACTGAAACGCTCGGTAAACCGCAAGGTTCAGATGTTGAATTAAACAAATCAACTTACCCAGCACTGCTCGGTTTAGCTGGGGCACAAGAAAAAGCCCAAGCTCTGTATCAACAAGCGATGTTTGCCTTAGAAACCATTCCGCATGATACCAGCACTCTCGCTTTATTTACGCAGTACATCATCGAGCGAAATAAGTAA
- a CDS encoding exodeoxyribonuclease VII small subunit — MAVKKPENMTFEASIAELETIVTSLEQGDSELDNALKQFERGISLTRASSQKLQHAEQQVAILLANGDQQTLAPFNSDSSN; from the coding sequence ATGGCGGTAAAAAAACCAGAAAATATGACGTTTGAGGCGTCTATTGCAGAGTTAGAGACAATTGTGACCAGCTTAGAGCAAGGTGATAGTGAACTTGATAATGCGTTGAAGCAATTTGAACGTGGTATTAGCTTAACACGTGCTAGCTCACAAAAATTGCAACATGCTGAACAACAAGTAGCCATATTACTCGCCAACGGTGACCAGCAAACGCTTGCACCTTTCAATTCTGACAGTAGTAATTAA
- the pomA gene encoding flagellar motor protein PomA has translation MDLATLIGLIGSFAFVVMAMVLGGDISTFVDTQSVLIVFIGSLFVVLMHFNFGQFLAAAKIAIKAFMFKIDKPEELIEQAVEMADAARKGGFLALEEAEVKNEFMQKGIDLLVDGHDATVVSQTLQKDIKLTTARHKSGIHVFTMIGEVAPAMGMIGTLIGLVAMLSNMDDPKSIGPAMAVALLTTLYGAVFANMIAIPIAGKLKLRSEEEMLNNTLIMDAILGIQEGRNPRVIESLLKNYLNSSKREVADGGV, from the coding sequence GTGGATTTAGCAACTTTAATAGGATTAATCGGCTCGTTTGCGTTTGTTGTTATGGCAATGGTATTGGGTGGCGATATAAGCACGTTTGTTGATACGCAGTCAGTGTTGATTGTATTTATCGGCTCACTCTTTGTGGTATTGATGCATTTTAATTTTGGTCAATTTTTAGCTGCTGCAAAAATTGCGATTAAAGCATTTATGTTCAAAATCGATAAACCTGAAGAGTTAATCGAGCAAGCGGTTGAAATGGCGGATGCGGCCCGTAAAGGTGGTTTTTTAGCCCTTGAAGAAGCGGAAGTGAAAAATGAATTTATGCAAAAAGGTATCGATTTATTAGTGGACGGCCACGATGCAACTGTGGTTAGTCAAACATTGCAAAAAGATATTAAATTGACCACAGCCCGCCACAAAAGCGGTATTCATGTCTTTACTATGATCGGTGAAGTTGCCCCTGCGATGGGCATGATTGGTACGCTGATCGGTCTCGTTGCCATGTTGTCTAACATGGATGACCCTAAATCAATTGGCCCTGCAATGGCGGTAGCCTTATTAACCACATTATATGGTGCTGTTTTTGCCAATATGATAGCGATCCCGATCGCCGGTAAGTTGAAATTACGTTCTGAAGAAGAGATGCTCAATAACACCCTGATCATGGATGCTATTTTAGGTATTCAAGAAGGGCGAAACCCAAGGGTAATCGAAAGCTTGTTAAAAAATTACCTCAATTCATCAAAACGTGAAGTTGCCGATGGCGGCGTTTAG
- a CDS encoding flagellar motor protein MotB has protein sequence MSDECDCPPPGLPAWMGTFADLMSLLMCFFVLLLSFSEMDVVKFKQIAGSMQFAFGVQNQIDVKNIPKGTTVIAQEFRPGRPDPTPIETIMQHTIDNSEAELDFKDGEDQNAGGKNKLEEDSNGGKSPETSTRDNTPTENVEVTEDTSELVKALAEALKEEVDSGGVEVENLGQQIIIRINEKGSFPAGSAFLQPRFRPVIQKVAQLLATIPGMITVAGHTGKEQLHSELYRSKWDLSSQRAVSVAHEMLKVKDFTENRLIVQGMADTHPLTDVESELRRNRRVEISIMQGKAKLSEPLDVVK, from the coding sequence ATGTCAGATGAATGTGATTGCCCACCCCCAGGCCTCCCCGCCTGGATGGGAACATTTGCCGATTTAATGAGCCTGTTAATGTGCTTTTTTGTATTACTGCTGTCATTTTCAGAAATGGATGTAGTGAAATTTAAGCAAATTGCAGGTTCAATGCAGTTCGCATTTGGTGTCCAAAATCAGATTGATGTAAAAAACATCCCGAAAGGCACCACGGTGATCGCACAGGAGTTTCGTCCGGGTCGTCCGGATCCCACGCCAATCGAAACCATCATGCAGCACACTATTGATAATAGTGAAGCTGAATTGGATTTCAAAGATGGGGAAGATCAAAATGCGGGTGGTAAAAATAAATTAGAGGAAGACAGTAACGGCGGAAAATCGCCCGAAACCTCAACACGTGATAACACACCAACAGAAAATGTTGAAGTGACAGAAGATACCAGTGAATTGGTTAAAGCGTTGGCTGAAGCATTAAAAGAAGAAGTGGATAGCGGTGGCGTTGAGGTTGAAAACCTAGGTCAACAAATCATTATTCGTATTAATGAAAAAGGCTCATTTCCTGCGGGCTCGGCATTTTTACAACCTCGATTCCGTCCTGTGATCCAAAAGGTAGCGCAATTATTAGCGACGATACCTGGCATGATCACGGTTGCCGGACATACGGGGAAAGAGCAGTTACATTCTGAGTTATATCGCTCGAAATGGGATCTGTCTAGTCAACGTGCAGTGTCTGTTGCTCATGAGATGCTAAAAGTAAAAGACTTTACTGAAAATCGCTTGATCGTGCAGGGAATGGCGGATACGCACCCACTCACCGATGTTGAAAGTGAGTTACGCCGTAATCGACGTGTTGAAATCAGCATAATGCAAGGTAAAGCGAAACTGTCAGAACCTTTGGATGTAGTTAAGTAA
- a CDS encoding ABC transporter substrate-binding protein — translation MLKNKITQSLLLGAGLAFAATSLTATAAEVPAGVKLAKNQELVRGNGTEVASLDPQKVEGVPESHVLRDLLEGLVNQDADGITIPGVAESWETTDNKTFTFHLRKDAKWSNGDAVTADDFVYSFQRAVDPATASPYSWYLDMTTMVNASDIIEGKKDKSTLGVKAIDANTFEVTLETAVPYFVKMMAHTTMKPVHKATVEKFGDKWTKPENFVGNGAFVVNKWVVNERLELTRNEQYWDNAKTVLNKVTYLPIENQVAEMNRFLSGEIDFTYELPNEHFRRLQKEHAESVAIKGNLCTYYYNFNTHKPPFDDVRVRKAISYSIDRNIVANAILGQGQKPAYFLTPEIVADFSPETPAYGKLTQKERNEKAKELLAEAGYNKSNPLEFSLLYNTSENHKKIAVAIASMWKKNLGVSVTLENQEWKTYLETKKQGDFEAARAGWCGDYNEASTFTSLMEGTNTTGGIHYKSSTYDKLTKDAVKATSEAKRQELYYAQEALLTKDMPIAPIYQYVTARLVNPHVGGYAENNAQDQLYSKDMYIIAE, via the coding sequence ATGTTAAAAAATAAAATCACCCAATCATTACTATTAGGCGCAGGTCTTGCGTTTGCTGCCACTTCCCTTACTGCCACTGCTGCTGAAGTTCCTGCCGGTGTTAAGCTTGCGAAAAACCAAGAGCTTGTTCGTGGTAACGGCACTGAAGTTGCGTCGTTAGACCCACAAAAAGTAGAAGGTGTGCCTGAGTCGCATGTATTGCGTGACTTACTTGAAGGCCTGGTAAACCAAGATGCGGATGGTATAACGATACCGGGTGTCGCTGAAAGCTGGGAAACAACAGATAATAAAACCTTTACCTTCCACTTACGTAAAGATGCTAAATGGTCGAATGGTGATGCTGTAACGGCCGATGATTTTGTATATAGCTTCCAACGTGCTGTAGATCCTGCAACAGCTTCACCTTATTCATGGTATCTAGATATGACTACTATGGTGAATGCGTCTGATATTATTGAAGGTAAAAAAGACAAATCTACTTTGGGTGTTAAAGCAATTGATGCCAATACATTTGAAGTAACACTCGAAACAGCAGTACCTTATTTCGTTAAAATGATGGCTCACACAACAATGAAGCCAGTACATAAAGCGACTGTTGAAAAATTCGGTGATAAATGGACTAAACCAGAAAACTTCGTTGGTAACGGTGCATTTGTGGTGAACAAATGGGTTGTGAACGAACGTCTAGAACTAACACGTAATGAACAGTACTGGGATAACGCAAAAACAGTACTTAATAAAGTGACTTACTTACCAATTGAAAACCAAGTTGCGGAAATGAACCGTTTCCTATCTGGCGAAATTGACTTTACTTATGAACTGCCAAACGAGCATTTCCGTCGTTTACAAAAAGAACATGCAGAGTCGGTAGCAATCAAAGGTAACTTGTGTACTTATTACTACAACTTCAACACGCATAAGCCACCATTTGATGATGTGCGTGTACGTAAAGCGATTTCTTATTCTATTGATCGTAATATCGTTGCTAACGCAATTCTTGGTCAAGGCCAGAAACCAGCTTATTTCTTAACACCTGAAATCGTTGCTGATTTTAGCCCTGAGACGCCTGCTTATGGTAAGTTGACGCAAAAAGAACGTAATGAAAAAGCGAAAGAATTGTTAGCGGAAGCGGGCTACAACAAGTCAAATCCACTTGAATTCAGCCTATTGTATAACACGTCAGAAAACCACAAGAAAATTGCCGTTGCGATTGCATCTATGTGGAAGAAAAACTTAGGCGTATCAGTAACACTTGAAAACCAAGAGTGGAAAACCTACCTAGAAACTAAAAAGCAGGGTGATTTTGAAGCCGCTCGTGCTGGTTGGTGTGGTGATTATAATGAAGCATCTACTTTCACTTCATTAATGGAAGGTACCAACACGACTGGTGGTATCCACTACAAGAGCTCAACATATGACAAGCTAACAAAAGATGCAGTGAAAGCGACATCGGAAGCGAAACGTCAAGAGCTGTATTATGCTCAAGAAGCACTATTAACGAAAGATATGCCTATTGCTCCTATCTATCAGTATGTTACTGCGCGTTTAGTTAACCCACATGTGGGTGGCTATGCGGAAAACAACGCAC